One window from the genome of Haloprofundus halobius encodes:
- a CDS encoding SDR family NAD(P)-dependent oxidoreductase: MQLNGRTAIVTGAASGIGRATASRLAEAGAHVVVTDVDTHGGEETVDRIERDGGSAKFSELDVRDREAFVSVVEAVDEEYGLDVLVNNAGVGHPPKPVEDVPEAEREFVFDVNVSGVWNGCAAALPTMKARGSGAIVNVASLAGVIGSPHLGAYSLSKGAVVNFTRTVAVEAGSNGVRANAVCPGFVEGGLGEQYFDSFEDPEAARERARRGYALGRLGELDEVADAITFLASDEASFITGESLMVDGGFSIQ; the protein is encoded by the coding sequence GTGCAACTGAATGGACGGACCGCCATCGTCACCGGTGCGGCATCGGGAATAGGCAGAGCGACCGCTTCGCGACTCGCGGAGGCGGGTGCACACGTCGTCGTCACCGACGTGGACACCCACGGCGGCGAGGAGACGGTCGACCGAATCGAGCGCGACGGCGGCAGCGCGAAGTTCTCGGAACTCGACGTTCGCGACCGAGAGGCGTTCGTCTCGGTGGTCGAGGCTGTCGACGAGGAGTACGGACTCGACGTACTGGTCAACAACGCGGGCGTCGGCCACCCCCCGAAACCGGTCGAGGACGTCCCCGAGGCCGAACGCGAGTTCGTCTTCGACGTGAACGTTTCGGGCGTGTGGAACGGCTGTGCGGCAGCGCTTCCGACGATGAAAGCCCGCGGCTCGGGCGCTATTGTCAACGTCGCCTCGCTGGCGGGTGTCATCGGGTCGCCGCACCTCGGTGCGTACTCGCTGTCGAAGGGTGCGGTCGTCAACTTCACCAGAACCGTGGCCGTCGAAGCGGGCTCCAACGGCGTCCGCGCGAACGCGGTCTGCCCCGGATTCGTCGAGGGTGGGCTCGGCGAGCAGTATTTCGACTCGTTCGAGGACCCCGAAGCGGCCCGTGAACGCGCGCGCCGCGGCTACGCGCTCGGCCGCCTCGGCGAACTCGACGAAGTCGCTGACGCCATCACGTTCCTCGCCAGCGACGAGGCGTCTTTCATCACTGGCGAGTCGCTGATGGTCGACGGCGGGTTCTCGATTCAGTGA
- a CDS encoding HAD family hydrolase, translating into MAVTFDLFGTLVEASLPADPAAAVAVELDRVGVTVPDDWGDAYREVHIDAPEGAEVPLPAHVSAALGSRGVDAPNNAARRAVVNAFDPDVQTRPGAVAAVTVAAERGPVGLLSNCSVPELARRALIRSDVPNDAFGATVTSVACGWRKPDARAFEAVAEALGASAEELVHVGDDARTDGGVEAVGGEFVDVTETSLAALVTRFERRGD; encoded by the coding sequence GTGGCAGTAACGTTCGACCTCTTCGGAACGCTCGTTGAGGCTTCGCTTCCGGCCGACCCCGCAGCGGCCGTCGCCGTCGAGCTCGACCGTGTCGGCGTCACCGTCCCCGACGACTGGGGCGACGCGTACCGCGAGGTCCACATCGACGCGCCTGAGGGGGCCGAAGTCCCGCTTCCGGCGCACGTCAGCGCCGCCCTCGGGAGTCGCGGCGTCGACGCGCCGAACAACGCCGCGCGTCGCGCCGTCGTCAACGCGTTCGACCCCGACGTACAGACGCGACCGGGTGCGGTGGCGGCCGTCACCGTCGCCGCCGAGCGCGGCCCCGTCGGTCTGCTGTCGAACTGTAGCGTTCCCGAACTCGCTCGCCGGGCGCTCATCCGCTCGGACGTGCCGAACGACGCGTTCGGCGCGACGGTGACGAGCGTCGCCTGCGGGTGGCGGAAACCCGACGCGCGGGCGTTCGAGGCGGTTGCCGAGGCGCTCGGCGCCTCCGCCGAGGAGCTCGTGCACGTCGGCGACGACGCGCGAACCGACGGCGGCGTCGAAGCCGTCGGCGGGGAGTTCGTCGACGTGACGGAGACGTCGCTGGCCGCGCTCGTGACACGGTTCGAGCGGAGGGGAGACTGA
- a CDS encoding right-handed parallel beta-helix repeat-containing protein has product MLERVGLYRVATWAVVVAVLFSTVGTGVTTAEATATDASAATNVELSTCTTISTPGTYVVGEDVNASGSGPCLTVDADDVRIVGDGRTLSGDGDGVGVLADGVDNVTVENLTVADFETGVRFHGVGSGSLGGVAAVDNANDGMHLASTTGVAVVDSRADGNADDGIVFDDADDNRIENSAFRRNGGDNGGDGILLRNDSNDNVIRLSVADENIDDGIDLDNASGNLLASNLVRGNEGLENADGIELRDADDNVVRRNTVRNNLDDGIDVARSDNNTVVDNVVTGNRNDGIPIGVADGNRVVGNVVRDSGSDGILLRGEASNNLVQRNTVTDSARDGILLRLGARGNRIVGNTVTDSARDGIVLRNATANVVQGSVVRDNADDGIEIDHGGDRNLVQRNEVFDNGADGVRFHRSAQTRLLDNRVWNNGADGINVTDARSAVLARNVANENDDNGVELTRVTSSAVVESTTKNNGANGIRLDHVRRVVVALTDGDGNGDEDVVVVESTNVWTVDRPSPLSRPAALEALVRRVTGLDVSLGG; this is encoded by the coding sequence ATGCTTGAGAGAGTCGGACTGTACCGAGTGGCGACGTGGGCGGTCGTCGTCGCGGTGCTCTTTTCCACGGTCGGGACAGGGGTGACGACGGCGGAAGCGACGGCCACGGACGCCTCGGCCGCGACGAACGTGGAGCTATCGACCTGTACCACGATTTCGACTCCGGGAACGTACGTCGTCGGCGAGGACGTCAACGCGAGCGGGTCGGGTCCGTGTCTGACCGTCGACGCCGACGACGTCCGAATCGTCGGCGACGGGCGAACGCTCTCGGGCGACGGGGATGGCGTGGGAGTGCTCGCCGACGGCGTCGACAACGTGACTGTCGAGAACCTCACCGTCGCCGACTTCGAGACCGGCGTCCGGTTCCACGGGGTCGGCAGCGGGTCGCTCGGTGGCGTCGCAGCCGTCGACAACGCGAACGACGGGATGCACCTCGCGTCGACGACCGGCGTGGCGGTAGTCGACAGTCGCGCCGACGGCAACGCCGACGACGGCATCGTCTTCGACGACGCTGACGACAACCGAATCGAGAACAGCGCGTTCCGCCGCAACGGCGGCGACAACGGCGGCGACGGTATCCTCCTCCGGAACGACTCGAACGACAACGTAATTCGCCTGAGCGTCGCCGACGAGAACATCGACGACGGGATCGACCTGGACAACGCCAGCGGCAACCTACTTGCGTCGAACCTCGTCCGCGGAAACGAGGGGTTGGAGAACGCCGACGGTATCGAACTGCGCGACGCCGACGACAACGTCGTCCGGCGAAACACGGTCCGGAACAACCTCGACGACGGCATCGACGTCGCCCGGTCGGACAACAACACCGTAGTCGACAACGTCGTCACCGGAAACCGGAACGACGGCATCCCGATCGGCGTCGCCGACGGCAACCGCGTCGTCGGGAACGTCGTCCGCGACAGCGGCAGCGACGGCATCCTGCTCCGCGGGGAGGCGTCGAACAACCTCGTGCAGCGCAACACGGTGACCGACAGCGCCCGCGACGGCATCCTGCTTCGCCTCGGCGCTCGCGGGAACCGCATCGTCGGAAACACGGTGACCGACAGCGCCCGCGACGGCATCGTCCTCAGGAACGCGACGGCGAACGTCGTGCAGGGGAGCGTCGTGCGCGACAACGCCGACGACGGTATCGAGATAGACCACGGCGGCGACCGGAATCTCGTCCAGCGCAACGAGGTGTTCGACAACGGGGCGGACGGCGTCCGATTTCATCGGTCGGCGCAGACTCGCCTGCTCGACAACAGGGTGTGGAACAACGGCGCGGACGGCATCAACGTGACCGACGCCCGGAGCGCGGTGCTGGCGCGAAACGTCGCCAACGAGAACGACGACAACGGGGTCGAACTCACGCGCGTCACCTCGTCGGCAGTCGTCGAGAGTACGACCAAAAACAACGGCGCGAACGGCATCAGACTCGACCACGTTCGGCGCGTCGTCGTCGCGCTCACCGACGGCGACGGCAACGGCGACGAGGACGTGGTGGTCGTCGAATCGACGAACGTCTGGACCGTCGACCGGCCGAGTCCGCTGTCTCGACCAGCGGCGCTCGAAGCGTTGGTTCGTCGCGTTACCGGGTTGGACGTGTCGCTCGGCGGGTGA
- a CDS encoding adenosylcobinamide amidohydrolase → MSDSVTGFETTVRDGVLRFSRPGTRWLSSGFDGGESRASAAYNVTVPDGFSRTDLAAFARERRDAVGFDDDGPTLLTGVEMRHARRARLGSVEVVATAGVSNPAALPVDVEESVAKSSAEPVADDADSPPRPGTVNLLVGTTRALEPGALANLLALVAEAKAATLLALANVPGTTSDAVVVGCDPAGETVRFTGSSTEVGAATRACVRDAVLASLESRYTDEGMPTSVADAPYGVVTDERASVSKIE, encoded by the coding sequence ATGTCTGACTCGGTCACGGGATTCGAGACGACGGTCCGAGACGGCGTGCTCCGTTTCTCCCGTCCGGGGACGCGCTGGCTCTCCTCGGGGTTCGACGGCGGCGAGTCGCGCGCGTCCGCAGCGTACAACGTCACCGTCCCCGACGGATTCTCGCGTACCGACCTCGCGGCGTTCGCCCGCGAGCGACGCGATGCGGTCGGCTTCGACGACGACGGGCCGACGCTTCTCACCGGTGTGGAGATGCGCCACGCGCGGCGGGCGCGACTCGGTTCGGTCGAGGTCGTCGCGACGGCGGGCGTCTCGAACCCGGCGGCGTTGCCGGTCGACGTCGAGGAGAGCGTCGCGAAGTCCAGCGCAGAACCCGTCGCCGACGACGCCGACTCGCCGCCCCGTCCCGGCACGGTGAACCTCCTCGTCGGGACGACGCGCGCGCTCGAACCTGGCGCGCTGGCGAACCTTCTCGCTCTCGTCGCGGAGGCGAAGGCGGCGACGCTTCTCGCGCTCGCGAACGTCCCAGGAACGACGAGCGACGCCGTCGTCGTCGGCTGTGACCCAGCGGGCGAGACGGTGCGATTCACCGGCAGTTCGACTGAAGTCGGCGCAGCGACGCGAGCGTGTGTGCGCGACGCCGTCCTCGCATCTCTGGAATCGCGCTACACCGACGAGGGGATGCCGACGAGCGTCGCCGACGCACCGTACGGCGTCGTCACCGACGAACGAGCGAGCGTCTCGAAAATCGAGTGA
- the cobS gene encoding adenosylcobinamide-GDP ribazoletransferase produces MVLSALRGGVAFLTRLPVGGGEREWHAFRTTPAAFPLVGYLVGALAALPFILLSAVPQPGTVAALYLGTLYLVTGVAHADGLADVGDAAAVHGDAERRREVMKDSQTGVGGALALALSVVGLALGAFGVATSTANPVVAVRIVVAAEVGAKGGMALLVCLGESPHEGLGSAVVAENDAAGLLPVAAAALPVLVAAPSSATLALACALLSGPAVALLVRRWAQGAVGGVSGDALGATNELGRVVGLHAGVVAWTLF; encoded by the coding sequence GTGGTTCTGAGCGCGCTCCGCGGCGGCGTCGCGTTCCTCACCCGCCTGCCGGTCGGCGGCGGTGAACGCGAGTGGCACGCCTTCCGGACGACTCCGGCGGCGTTCCCGCTCGTCGGCTACCTCGTCGGCGCGCTGGCGGCGCTGCCGTTCATCCTGCTCTCCGCCGTGCCGCAACCCGGCACCGTCGCCGCGCTCTACCTCGGCACGCTCTATCTCGTGACGGGTGTCGCCCACGCCGACGGCCTCGCCGACGTCGGCGACGCGGCGGCGGTCCACGGCGACGCGGAGCGCCGCCGCGAGGTGATGAAGGACTCCCAGACCGGTGTCGGCGGCGCGCTCGCGCTCGCGCTGTCGGTCGTCGGCCTCGCGCTCGGCGCGTTCGGCGTCGCCACCTCGACGGCGAACCCGGTCGTCGCCGTCCGAATCGTCGTCGCCGCCGAGGTCGGAGCGAAAGGAGGGATGGCGCTGTTGGTCTGCCTCGGAGAGTCGCCGCACGAGGGTCTCGGCTCGGCGGTCGTCGCCGAGAACGACGCCGCGGGGCTGTTACCCGTCGCTGCCGCGGCGCTTCCTGTGCTCGTCGCTGCGCCGTCGTCGGCGACGCTCGCGCTCGCCTGCGCGCTGCTGTCGGGTCCGGCCGTCGCACTACTCGTCCGGCGGTGGGCGCAGGGTGCGGTCGGCGGGGTGTCGGGCGACGCCCTCGGCGCGACGAACGAACTCGGGCGCGTCGTCGGTCTGCACGCGGGGGTGGTCGCGTGGACGCTCTTCTGA
- a CDS encoding NTP transferase domain-containing protein, with amino-acid sequence MCGGRGTRLGGETEKPLVEVAGTPMVDRVLAALSGSRVDAVYAVVSPHAPQTREYLAAVADADSGGADVDASAVTILDASGDGYVEDLDFALETVGVPVVTVAADLPLLAADHVNEVVAAASDGDGSSREGRDGDGTVDARSVAVCVPTALKRRLGASADTAFESESRNLAPTGLNVVAPGEEIVHVSYDARLAVNVNRPPDIALAEALCD; translated from the coding sequence ATGTGCGGCGGACGGGGGACGCGACTCGGCGGCGAGACAGAGAAACCGCTCGTCGAAGTCGCGGGGACGCCGATGGTCGACCGCGTGCTCGCGGCGCTGTCGGGGAGTCGCGTCGACGCCGTCTACGCGGTCGTCTCGCCGCACGCGCCGCAGACGCGCGAGTATCTCGCGGCCGTCGCCGACGCCGATTCGGGGGGCGCCGACGTCGACGCATCCGCGGTGACGATTCTCGACGCCTCCGGCGACGGCTACGTCGAGGATCTCGATTTCGCGCTCGAAACCGTGGGAGTACCGGTCGTTACTGTCGCCGCCGACCTACCGCTGCTCGCCGCCGACCACGTGAACGAAGTCGTCGCCGCCGCGAGCGACGGCGACGGGTCCAGTCGCGAGGGTCGCGACGGCGACGGTACTGTCGACGCCCGGTCGGTCGCCGTCTGCGTCCCGACAGCCCTGAAACGGCGTCTCGGAGCGAGTGCGGACACGGCGTTCGAATCGGAGAGCCGGAATCTCGCTCCGACGGGGCTAAACGTCGTCGCCCCCGGAGAGGAGATTGTACACGTGAGCTACGACGCCCGACTCGCCGTGAACGTGAACCGCCCGCCGGACATCGCTCTCGCGGAGGCGCTGTGCGACTGA
- the cobD gene encoding threonine-phosphate decarboxylase CobD, with protein MDPEAVESVERVPHGGVDDPTVLDFSANTNPERPPGVVGVYDAALSVARRYPADYCEFRTAAAETVDCEPRSVIPTPGGLAAIRLALSVTVRPDDRVLIPAPSFGEYAREVRLQGGDPRFLHYDELLDADPIDYAVVVVCTPNNPTGEAADPDRLRSFAARCRETDTTLLVDEAFLDFTPLPSMAGEPGVVVVRSLTKMYGLPGLRVGFAAAVGDLRTRLDTARMAWSLGTPAAEVGTYCLKQTEFVEATRERVARERERMRASLSRQFNVYPSDAPYLLFDVGRREVADVVDAVRAEGIAVRDATTFRGLDSHVRVAVKREHENDRLLDALADV; from the coding sequence ATGGACCCTGAGGCCGTCGAATCCGTCGAGCGCGTGCCGCACGGTGGCGTAGACGACCCGACCGTTCTGGATTTCAGCGCCAACACGAACCCGGAGCGACCGCCGGGCGTCGTCGGCGTCTACGACGCGGCGCTGTCGGTCGCTCGGCGCTACCCCGCCGACTACTGCGAGTTCCGCACCGCGGCGGCCGAAACCGTCGACTGCGAACCGCGGTCGGTGATTCCGACGCCGGGGGGACTCGCGGCGATTCGCCTCGCGCTCTCGGTGACGGTCCGCCCCGACGACCGGGTGTTGATTCCCGCGCCGAGTTTCGGCGAGTACGCCCGCGAGGTGCGACTACAGGGCGGCGACCCGAGATTTCTGCACTACGACGAACTGCTCGACGCCGACCCCATCGACTACGCCGTCGTCGTCGTTTGCACGCCGAACAACCCGACCGGCGAGGCCGCCGACCCTGACCGCCTCCGCTCCTTTGCCGCCCGCTGCCGGGAGACCGACACGACGCTGCTCGTCGACGAGGCGTTTCTCGACTTCACCCCGCTTCCGAGCATGGCCGGCGAACCGGGCGTCGTCGTCGTGCGCTCGCTGACGAAGATGTACGGCCTGCCCGGCCTCCGGGTCGGGTTCGCCGCCGCGGTCGGCGACCTTCGTACTCGACTCGACACCGCACGGATGGCGTGGTCGCTCGGGACGCCCGCTGCGGAGGTCGGCACGTACTGTCTCAAACAGACCGAGTTCGTCGAGGCGACCAGAGAACGGGTCGCCCGCGAGCGCGAACGGATGCGAGCGTCGCTCTCGCGGCAGTTCAACGTTTACCCCTCCGACGCGCCATACCTCCTTTTCGACGTCGGGCGCCGAGAGGTGGCGGACGTCGTCGACGCCGTCCGCGCCGAGGGTATCGCCGTCCGCGACGCGACGACGTTCCGCGGCCTCGACTCGCACGTCCGCGTCGCGGTCAAGCGCGAACACGAGAACGACCGACTGCTCGACGCGCTGGCGGATGTCTGA
- a CDS encoding nicotinate-nucleotide--dimethylbenzimidazole phosphoribosyltransferase: MRLILVAGATDTAKIDGISAAGADSALLAHTPSADLELVEYGSLVRAPELPVSPTGCPTPAAVTRAVRERLDLDFLAVDAGLSVPTGAPTVSVGAKRGRDIREADPVPTAPGAFLAARQFGRSVPDDELVVGETIPGGTTTALGTLRALGEVWTVSSSFPENPMTLKESVVAEGLDASGIEAGEFAYEPLLAVRAMGDPVLAVVAGLVAGALDAGKDVILGGGTQLLTAAALVRHEGVTGPLTLATTSYLAADVPALDDAAGSLDVDLAVTDPGFGERDDALARYAAGEGKEGAGMGGALLLADRAGELKHIAEQTVKVVDAAGVAHGP; this comes from the coding sequence GTGCGACTGATACTCGTCGCCGGCGCGACCGACACCGCGAAAATCGACGGTATCAGCGCCGCCGGAGCGGATTCGGCCCTCTTGGCGCACACGCCGAGCGCCGACCTCGAACTCGTCGAGTACGGCTCGCTCGTCCGCGCGCCCGAACTGCCGGTGAGTCCGACGGGGTGTCCCACGCCGGCGGCCGTGACGCGGGCGGTTCGGGAGCGACTGGACCTCGACTTCCTCGCCGTCGACGCCGGCCTCTCGGTTCCGACGGGCGCGCCGACGGTGAGCGTCGGCGCGAAGCGCGGTCGCGACATCCGCGAGGCCGACCCGGTGCCGACCGCGCCGGGGGCGTTTCTCGCCGCCCGGCAGTTCGGTCGGAGTGTGCCCGACGACGAACTCGTCGTCGGCGAGACGATTCCCGGCGGGACGACCACGGCACTCGGAACGCTCCGCGCGCTCGGCGAGGTGTGGACCGTCTCCTCGTCGTTCCCCGAGAACCCGATGACACTCAAGGAGTCCGTCGTGGCCGAGGGACTCGACGCCAGCGGCATCGAAGCCGGCGAGTTCGCCTACGAACCCCTGTTGGCCGTGCGGGCGATGGGCGACCCGGTGTTGGCCGTCGTCGCCGGACTCGTCGCGGGTGCGCTCGACGCCGGCAAGGACGTGATTCTCGGCGGCGGCACGCAGCTGCTCACGGCCGCCGCCCTCGTCCGTCACGAGGGCGTCACCGGGCCGCTGACGCTGGCGACGACGAGCTATCTCGCCGCCGACGTCCCCGCCCTCGACGACGCGGCCGGATCGCTCGACGTGGACCTCGCGGTCACCGACCCCGGGTTCGGCGAGCGCGACGACGCGCTCGCCCGATACGCGGCGGGCGAGGGGAAGGAAGGCGCGGGGATGGGCGGCGCGCTGCTGCTCGCCGACCGGGCGGGCGAGTTAAAACACATCGCCGAACAAACAGTTAAGGTAGTCGACGCTGCGGGTGTTGCACATGGACCCTGA
- a CDS encoding Gfo/Idh/MocA family protein — MSEKTHSDVPIRVGIVGLGYIGTTVGDEFAHHPQARVAAVCDVAESARVDAGEQFSVPPESRYEQYGEMLDGENLDAVLVGTPHTLHYEQVVAALERGLHVLCDKPLTTDLERARDLYERTLDADEVLMVGYQRHLNPAFVEARRRWTESGRTPQWITAEISQDWVDRFRGTWRANPDLSGGGYLYDTGSHILDAILWTTDLTPTAVRADMTFVDDEQRVDERAELWIEFEEGANASVSVYGKTPATREHIHIWDDEGAVYLDGREWEDRELSEIDANSTTHTPYLADHSHPNKAESFVRAIREGTTPPATPMDGLRVTAVTEAAYESARGDGDWVSIDL; from the coding sequence ATGTCGGAGAAGACACACAGCGACGTCCCGATTCGAGTCGGTATCGTCGGTCTCGGCTACATCGGCACGACCGTCGGCGACGAGTTCGCCCACCACCCGCAGGCGCGCGTTGCGGCGGTGTGCGACGTAGCCGAGTCCGCGCGCGTCGACGCGGGCGAGCAGTTCTCGGTGCCGCCCGAGTCGCGCTACGAACAGTACGGGGAGATGCTCGACGGCGAGAACCTCGACGCGGTGCTCGTCGGCACGCCGCACACGCTCCACTACGAGCAGGTCGTCGCGGCGCTGGAGCGCGGGCTGCACGTGCTCTGTGACAAACCGCTGACGACTGACCTCGAACGGGCACGGGACCTCTACGAGCGAACGCTCGACGCCGACGAAGTGCTGATGGTCGGCTACCAGCGCCACCTCAACCCGGCGTTCGTCGAAGCGCGACGGCGGTGGACCGAGAGCGGTCGAACGCCGCAGTGGATAACCGCCGAAATCAGTCAGGACTGGGTCGACCGCTTCCGCGGCACGTGGCGCGCGAACCCGGACCTCAGCGGTGGCGGCTACCTCTACGACACCGGGAGCCACATCCTCGACGCCATTCTCTGGACGACGGACCTCACGCCGACGGCCGTCCGCGCGGACATGACCTTCGTCGACGACGAACAGCGCGTCGACGAACGCGCGGAGCTCTGGATCGAGTTCGAGGAGGGAGCCAACGCCAGCGTCTCGGTGTACGGGAAGACGCCGGCCACGCGCGAACACATCCACATCTGGGACGACGAGGGCGCGGTGTACCTCGACGGGCGCGAGTGGGAGGACCGAGAACTCTCCGAAATCGACGCCAACAGTACGACGCACACGCCGTACCTCGCGGATCACTCGCATCCGAACAAAGCCGAGTCGTTCGTCCGCGCGATTCGGGAAGGGACTACGCCGCCCGCGACACCGATGGACGGCCTCCGCGTCACGGCGGTCACCGAGGCCGCCTACGAGTCCGCTCGCGGCGATGGTGACTGGGTGAGTATCGACCTGTAA
- the cbiB gene encoding adenosylcobinamide-phosphate synthase CbiB: protein MSMAAGGAVVLAAVLDWILREPPTRIHPVALFGRLVAPVDREWGRPTLVGVAAASLLPLFAAVVVAGTVRLAAAVHPALALVAVSLVLFSTTSLRMLLDAARRVVADSDSDSEAARRQLRALAGRDPENLSSGELRSAAVESVAENLADGLVAPILAFAVFVPLSPSLAAGAAAWVKAVNTLDSMLGYRHKPVGWASARLDDVVMWPPARVSAVLIALAAGDVGALTRASEWVREPPSPNSGWPMATLAAALDVRLDKPGVYVLNPNVALPTPADATHGIRIVGVAGVFAWGLAFVAALFADTTFVDIVSLTSEVLTWF, encoded by the coding sequence ATGTCGATGGCCGCGGGCGGAGCAGTCGTGCTCGCGGCCGTGCTCGACTGGATCCTCCGTGAACCGCCGACCCGAATCCATCCGGTCGCCCTCTTCGGCCGCCTCGTCGCTCCCGTCGACCGCGAGTGGGGACGTCCCACGCTCGTCGGCGTCGCCGCCGCCTCGTTGCTTCCGCTCTTCGCCGCCGTCGTCGTCGCCGGTACCGTTCGACTCGCCGCCGCCGTCCATCCGGCGCTGGCGCTCGTCGCCGTCTCTCTCGTCCTCTTCTCGACGACGAGTCTTCGGATGCTCCTGGACGCGGCCCGGCGCGTCGTCGCCGACAGCGACAGCGACAGCGAGGCGGCGCGTCGACAGCTCCGGGCGCTGGCGGGGCGCGACCCCGAAAATCTCTCGTCGGGCGAACTCCGGAGCGCGGCCGTCGAGAGCGTCGCCGAGAACCTCGCGGACGGACTCGTCGCTCCGATTCTGGCGTTCGCGGTGTTCGTGCCGCTGTCTCCGTCGCTGGCGGCCGGGGCGGCGGCGTGGGTCAAGGCGGTGAACACGCTCGATTCGATGCTCGGCTACCGGCACAAACCGGTCGGGTGGGCGTCCGCACGACTCGATGACGTAGTGATGTGGCCCCCCGCGCGCGTCAGCGCCGTCCTTATCGCGCTCGCTGCGGGTGACGTGGGTGCGCTCACGCGCGCGAGCGAGTGGGTACGCGAACCGCCGTCGCCGAACTCCGGATGGCCGATGGCGACGCTCGCGGCAGCACTCGACGTCCGTCTCGACAAACCGGGCGTCTACGTGCTGAACCCCAACGTCGCGCTGCCGACGCCTGCAGACGCCACCCACGGTATCCGCATCGTCGGCGTCGCGGGCGTGTTCGCGTGGGGTCTCGCGTTCGTGGCGGCGCTGTTCGCCGATACCACCTTCGTCGACATCGTCTCGCTCACCTCGGAGGTGTTGACGTGGTTCTGA
- a CDS encoding M24 family metallopeptidase has translation MATRLPPSEFEARIDSIRGALADTDADAGVWFGATSIEYLTGFHHIQTERPVVLAVTPNRIEITVPRLEVERVEPNHRIDAVHHYFDYPGGKPIETAVSMLRGMGVDAVAADGDGAPGVMGYEGPKLSEFVDVESQRWVDRMRWEKTDAEVDLIRESAKWANLGHRYLADYTEVGAHPATVSQQASTDASRAMLDTLGDRYSVRVRGNGPVHAGYISGTETALPHGHTPNERLSEGDVLITGASANVDGYHSELERTMFVGEPTDEQEHYFELMLEAQTLAIEALGPGVSISHVDQVVWDYFEEQGVADLAQHHVGHNIGLDGHEPPYIDRGWDDAQEDPADAEMAPGQVYTIEPGIYTDEFGYRHSDTIAITERGTEWLTFFPRDLESNVVR, from the coding sequence ATGGCAACCAGACTCCCACCCTCCGAGTTCGAGGCGCGCATCGACAGCATCCGCGGCGCGCTCGCCGACACCGACGCCGACGCCGGCGTCTGGTTCGGCGCGACGAGCATCGAGTATCTCACCGGGTTCCACCACATCCAGACGGAGCGGCCCGTCGTCCTCGCGGTGACGCCGAACCGAATCGAGATTACGGTGCCCCGACTCGAAGTCGAGCGCGTCGAACCCAACCATCGAATCGACGCCGTCCACCACTACTTCGACTACCCCGGCGGCAAGCCGATAGAGACGGCCGTCTCGATGCTGCGCGGGATGGGCGTCGACGCCGTCGCCGCCGACGGAGACGGCGCGCCCGGGGTGATGGGCTACGAAGGGCCGAAGCTCTCGGAGTTCGTCGACGTCGAGTCCCAGCGCTGGGTCGACCGGATGCGCTGGGAGAAGACCGACGCCGAGGTCGACCTCATCCGCGAGTCGGCGAAGTGGGCGAACCTCGGCCACCGCTACCTCGCCGACTACACCGAAGTCGGCGCGCACCCGGCGACGGTCAGCCAGCAGGCGTCGACCGACGCCTCCCGCGCGATGCTCGACACGCTCGGCGACCGCTACTCGGTTCGGGTCCGCGGCAACGGCCCGGTCCACGCGGGCTACATCAGCGGGACCGAGACCGCGCTCCCGCACGGGCACACGCCGAACGAACGGCTGTCGGAGGGCGACGTACTCATCACCGGCGCGTCGGCGAACGTCGACGGCTACCACTCCGAACTGGAGCGGACGATGTTCGTCGGTGAACCGACCGACGAACAGGAGCACTACTTCGAACTCATGCTCGAAGCCCAGACCCTCGCCATCGAAGCGCTCGGGCCGGGCGTCTCCATCAGTCACGTCGACCAGGTCGTCTGGGACTACTTCGAAGAGCAGGGCGTCGCCGACCTCGCCCAGCACCACGTCGGCCACAATATCGGTCTTGACGGTCACGAACCGCCGTACATCGACCGCGGGTGGGACGACGCCCAGGAGGACCCCGCCGACGCCGAGATGGCCCCCGGGCAGGTGTACACCATCGAACCCGGCATCTACACCGACGAGTTCGGCTACCGCCACTCCGACACCATCGCCATCACCGAACGGGGCACCGAGTGGCTGACGTTCTTCCCGCGCGACCTCGAATCGAACGTCGTTCGGTAG